In Lepisosteus oculatus isolate fLepOcu1 chromosome 17, fLepOcu1.hap2, whole genome shotgun sequence, a genomic segment contains:
- the abch1 gene encoding ABC transporter G family member 20 isoform X1, with amino-acid sequence MTQVITHNTWSTELKHRALGSSSSTEQKMTDNTEASLPTWTESAIKCRGVCRSYGKLKVINNLHLTVPQGHIYGLLGPSGCGKTTLLKCIVGRLKISKGHITVLGKPPAFPGHGVPGKMVGYMPQDLALYNEFTISDTFWFYGRIHGLASKETEARMTFLIDFLDLPDKSRLIRNLSGGQKRRVSLGAALLQKPELLILDEPTVGVDPVLRAKIWQHLVEIVKDGQVSVIITTHYIEEARQASVVGLMRHGRLLAEAPPDVVMRQHCAVTLESAFLQLCESSDQTSSNLNIGPEGKDKEASQSSEDSKDECRPILGNMQEGDPRFTVDWKVRARQVLPKCRNIWALMIKTFVRMKRMPGFLCFQFLLPVIQISLMCLCIGGDPRGIQVAVVNNETGNSSFSHSLLSFIDNTTVHQVIVQQSEAFTGVRDGRYWGIIGFGSNFSTDLMMRMLQKSVTKQVVEGGTVHVWLDMTNRQIAFMLQKKLQEAFESFVQDKLGTLSYLVSLPVKFEEPIYGSSNPDFTSFVTPGAVLSITFYLAVGLTALSFVTERKEGLLDRCWVAGVSSLETMLAHLLSQLVIMSVQVTLLLLFVLLVFKIPNEGSLALIVILIFLQGVTGISFGLVISAAIDDEQSANQAALGIFYPNLIISGIIWPMECIPYPLRYLSMVLPQTYAAEALRCIMYKGWDLTAMMVWRGFAVTLGWNTFFLILATVILKMRM; translated from the exons CTATGGTCTGCTGGGGCCCAGTGGGTGTGGCAAGACGACCCTCCTGAAGTGCATCGTGGGAAGGCTGAAGATTTCAAAGGGTCACATCACCGTGCTGGGGAAGCCCCCCGCTTTCCCGGGTCATGGAGTTCCAGGGAAGATGGTTGGGTACATGCCACAG GACCTGGCCTTATACAACGAGTTTACCATCAGCGACACTTTCTGGTTTTATGGACGTATTCATGGGCTCGCTTCCAAGGAGACAGAGGCCCGTATGACCTTCCTCATTGACTTTCTGGACCTCCCAGACAAATCCAGACTGATCAGGAACCTGAG TGGAGGACAGAAGAGGCGTGTTTCCCTGGGAGCTGCCCTCCTGCAGAAACCTGAGCTGCTCATCCTGGATGAGCCGACAGTGGGAGTGGACCCCGTCCTCAGAGCCAA GATCTGGCAGCATCTGGTGGAGATTGTGAAAGATGGACAGGTATCCGTGATCATCACCACACATTACATAGAAGAAGCCAGGCAAGCCAGCGTG GTGGGTTTAATGCGTCACGGAAGACTGCTTGCTGAAGCTCCCCCAGATGTGGTGATGAGGCAGCACTGTGCCGTG ACCCTGGAGAGCGCTTTCCTCCAACTGTGCGAATCGTCCGACCAGACATCTTCAAACCTGAACATCGGCCCTGAGGGAAAGGACAAAGAGGCCAGCCAGTCATCTGAGGACTCGAAGGATGAGTGTCGGCCCATCCTGGGGAACATGCAGGAAGGGGATCCCAGGTTCACAG TGGACTGGAAGGTCCGGGCAAGACAAGTCTTGCCAAAGTGCAGGAACATCTGGGCTCTGATGATCAAGACATTTGTGAGGATGAAGAGGATGCCAGG GTTCCTCTGTTTCCAGTTCCTCTTGCCAGTGATCCAGATATCTCTGATGTGCCTGTGTATCGGAGGGGATCCCAGGGGCATCCAGGTGGCAGTTGTGAACAATGAGACGGGGAATAGCTCCTTCAGCCACTCCCTGCTCTCTTTCATAGACAACACCACCGTGCACCAG GTGATAGTACAGCAGTCAGAAGCCTTTACTGGAGTCCGAGATGGAAGGTACTGGGGTATAATTGGGTTTGGTTCCAACTTCTCCACGGATTTAATGATGAG AATGCTACAGAAGAGTGTTACTAAGCAGGTGGTGGAAGGTGGGACTGTGCATGTGTGGCTTGACATGACAA ACAGACAGATCGCTTTTATGCTCCAAAAAAAGCTTCAGGAAGCGTTTGAG AGCTTTGTCCAGGATAAACTTGGCACACTGTCTTATCTGGTGTCCCTCCCTGTAAAG TTTGAAGAACCTATATATGGCAGCAGCAATCCTGATTTCACTAGCTTTGTGACACCTGGAGCTGTGCTGAG TATCACCTTTTATTTGGCGGTGGGCCTGACAGCGTTGTCCTTTGTGACAGAGCGCAAGGAAGGGCTGCTGGACAGATGCTGGGTTGCAG GTGTGAGCTCGCTGGAGACCATGCTGGCACACCTGCTCTCTCAGCTGGTCATCATGAGTGTCCAGGTCACCCTGCTGCTTCTCTTCGTCCTCCTGGTCTTCAAG ATCCCCAATGAAGGCTCCCTGGCTCTCATTGTGATCCTCATCTTCCTCCAAGGCGTGACGGGCATTTCCTTTGGCCTCGTGATCTCCGCTGCGATTGACGACGAGCAGTCAGCCAACCAGGCCGCCCTCGGCATCTTCTACCCCAACCTCATCATAAGCG GTATTATCTGGCCCATGGAGTGTATACCTTATCCTCTGAGATACCTGAGCATGGTCTTACCACAGACATATGCAGCCGAGGCCTTGCGCTGTATCATGTACAAAG GGTGGGATTTGACCGCAATGATGGTGTGGAGAGGTTTTGCAGTCACCCTGGGCTGGAACACTTTCTTCTTAATCCTTGCCACGGTCATACTGAAGATGAGGATGTAG
- the abch1 gene encoding ABC transporter G family member 20 isoform X2, with the protein MTDNTEASLPTWTESAIKCRGVCRSYGKLKVINNLHLTVPQGHIYGLLGPSGCGKTTLLKCIVGRLKISKGHITVLGKPPAFPGHGVPGKMVGYMPQDLALYNEFTISDTFWFYGRIHGLASKETEARMTFLIDFLDLPDKSRLIRNLSGGQKRRVSLGAALLQKPELLILDEPTVGVDPVLRAKIWQHLVEIVKDGQVSVIITTHYIEEARQASVVGLMRHGRLLAEAPPDVVMRQHCAVTLESAFLQLCESSDQTSSNLNIGPEGKDKEASQSSEDSKDECRPILGNMQEGDPRFTVDWKVRARQVLPKCRNIWALMIKTFVRMKRMPGFLCFQFLLPVIQISLMCLCIGGDPRGIQVAVVNNETGNSSFSHSLLSFIDNTTVHQVIVQQSEAFTGVRDGRYWGIIGFGSNFSTDLMMRMLQKSVTKQVVEGGTVHVWLDMTNRQIAFMLQKKLQEAFESFVQDKLGTLSYLVSLPVKFEEPIYGSSNPDFTSFVTPGAVLSITFYLAVGLTALSFVTERKEGLLDRCWVAGVSSLETMLAHLLSQLVIMSVQVTLLLLFVLLVFKIPNEGSLALIVILIFLQGVTGISFGLVISAAIDDEQSANQAALGIFYPNLIISGIIWPMECIPYPLRYLSMVLPQTYAAEALRCIMYKGWDLTAMMVWRGFAVTLGWNTFFLILATVILKMRM; encoded by the exons CTATGGTCTGCTGGGGCCCAGTGGGTGTGGCAAGACGACCCTCCTGAAGTGCATCGTGGGAAGGCTGAAGATTTCAAAGGGTCACATCACCGTGCTGGGGAAGCCCCCCGCTTTCCCGGGTCATGGAGTTCCAGGGAAGATGGTTGGGTACATGCCACAG GACCTGGCCTTATACAACGAGTTTACCATCAGCGACACTTTCTGGTTTTATGGACGTATTCATGGGCTCGCTTCCAAGGAGACAGAGGCCCGTATGACCTTCCTCATTGACTTTCTGGACCTCCCAGACAAATCCAGACTGATCAGGAACCTGAG TGGAGGACAGAAGAGGCGTGTTTCCCTGGGAGCTGCCCTCCTGCAGAAACCTGAGCTGCTCATCCTGGATGAGCCGACAGTGGGAGTGGACCCCGTCCTCAGAGCCAA GATCTGGCAGCATCTGGTGGAGATTGTGAAAGATGGACAGGTATCCGTGATCATCACCACACATTACATAGAAGAAGCCAGGCAAGCCAGCGTG GTGGGTTTAATGCGTCACGGAAGACTGCTTGCTGAAGCTCCCCCAGATGTGGTGATGAGGCAGCACTGTGCCGTG ACCCTGGAGAGCGCTTTCCTCCAACTGTGCGAATCGTCCGACCAGACATCTTCAAACCTGAACATCGGCCCTGAGGGAAAGGACAAAGAGGCCAGCCAGTCATCTGAGGACTCGAAGGATGAGTGTCGGCCCATCCTGGGGAACATGCAGGAAGGGGATCCCAGGTTCACAG TGGACTGGAAGGTCCGGGCAAGACAAGTCTTGCCAAAGTGCAGGAACATCTGGGCTCTGATGATCAAGACATTTGTGAGGATGAAGAGGATGCCAGG GTTCCTCTGTTTCCAGTTCCTCTTGCCAGTGATCCAGATATCTCTGATGTGCCTGTGTATCGGAGGGGATCCCAGGGGCATCCAGGTGGCAGTTGTGAACAATGAGACGGGGAATAGCTCCTTCAGCCACTCCCTGCTCTCTTTCATAGACAACACCACCGTGCACCAG GTGATAGTACAGCAGTCAGAAGCCTTTACTGGAGTCCGAGATGGAAGGTACTGGGGTATAATTGGGTTTGGTTCCAACTTCTCCACGGATTTAATGATGAG AATGCTACAGAAGAGTGTTACTAAGCAGGTGGTGGAAGGTGGGACTGTGCATGTGTGGCTTGACATGACAA ACAGACAGATCGCTTTTATGCTCCAAAAAAAGCTTCAGGAAGCGTTTGAG AGCTTTGTCCAGGATAAACTTGGCACACTGTCTTATCTGGTGTCCCTCCCTGTAAAG TTTGAAGAACCTATATATGGCAGCAGCAATCCTGATTTCACTAGCTTTGTGACACCTGGAGCTGTGCTGAG TATCACCTTTTATTTGGCGGTGGGCCTGACAGCGTTGTCCTTTGTGACAGAGCGCAAGGAAGGGCTGCTGGACAGATGCTGGGTTGCAG GTGTGAGCTCGCTGGAGACCATGCTGGCACACCTGCTCTCTCAGCTGGTCATCATGAGTGTCCAGGTCACCCTGCTGCTTCTCTTCGTCCTCCTGGTCTTCAAG ATCCCCAATGAAGGCTCCCTGGCTCTCATTGTGATCCTCATCTTCCTCCAAGGCGTGACGGGCATTTCCTTTGGCCTCGTGATCTCCGCTGCGATTGACGACGAGCAGTCAGCCAACCAGGCCGCCCTCGGCATCTTCTACCCCAACCTCATCATAAGCG GTATTATCTGGCCCATGGAGTGTATACCTTATCCTCTGAGATACCTGAGCATGGTCTTACCACAGACATATGCAGCCGAGGCCTTGCGCTGTATCATGTACAAAG GGTGGGATTTGACCGCAATGATGGTGTGGAGAGGTTTTGCAGTCACCCTGGGCTGGAACACTTTCTTCTTAATCCTTGCCACGGTCATACTGAAGATGAGGATGTAG